The genomic DNA TGTATAGTAtatgatgttacattgaactaatCACAGTAATCAGATACCAACTCACATGCACAgatagacacatacagacagacacacacaccgtatatacaaagacacacacacacacacacattccatttAATTGACATGTACTACATGTATATGACAGGGATTCTACTACGTGATTccacatgttatttcatagtttgatgtcttcactattattctacaatgtagaaaatagcaaaaaataaagaaaaactcttgaatgagtaggtgtgtgcaaacttttgactgggactgtatataATTCACAACACAttcagtaccaatcaaaagtactctctctctccatcagtgctcTCCCTACTTTTAACCTACTTCTCTGTTGTCATTTCTCAAACTCTTTTACTGTTAAACACTCAGCCTtgagtctctgtctgtcccaaatggcaccctattccctatgtagtgcactactttagaccagggcccatagggctctgtatagggaataggatgccatttgggacagcttTGGCTGATCAGTAAAGGTCGATGGTCATGCTCAGGGGGTTACTATGGAGATAGAGGAATATGTAGAGTTAAAACAGGATGGCCAATCCTGCTCCTGGAGAGATACTACTGGCAGTGCAGGCTTTTGCTCTGACCctgctctaacacacctgattctactaatcagTCTAATCAGAACCTTGACTGGCAGAATGAggtgtgttagagcagggctgaagAAAAAGCCTGCAGACCCAGTAGCTCTCTGGGAGGAGGGTTGGTATCACCAAGATCACTTAGGTTCATACCTCATCAACTAGCTTTCTGATTGGTTACCTCACATATAAAGCAAGTTTAATGCCATAAGCAGATTTCCTGTGTGGGTAGTGATGTTGTCAACTGGAATCTGATTGGATCTTGGTCACCCCTTTTATattctttggtgtgtgtgtagtcagtagcgTGAGTGGATGTGTTCatagatgatgatgataatgatgggtgtTGAGGGGTGCCAAAATAAATGAACACAAAGAAGCCCCAAAATGCCAAAACCAACAGTGTGTCTGCATTGAGTCTCCTCGATGTATGGGGGGAGCCcagtgtctttggcatcattaaaactgaagacatatttataactctctgtaattattattacgcgattaactgattaatcgtgtaactgtaattaactaggaagtcggggcaccaaggaaaatattcagattacaaagttataattttcctaatataactttcagatatttttaatatctgatcaattagacttctgattaatgacgtattctttacctcgtcagtctcattccaaacgtcgtaaattgttggttatctgcacgaacccagtcttcactatgagtcatccatacatcaattgtcttaaaattatttatttactaactaagtaattcacagaaatgcataacaaatggTAGATATGTTTACAAAGAAATgctagaggaatgtgccctagtgggctaaaccggaatgccggcttgttagacaaaagggagtgggggtcagctgagaaggcactacagagttgataattataacaattgaaatgctaatcctttgcacatgaacgctcactcattcgggaacaattgcaatcaatatatatctCTCAaattaacatcattacatagcatcccatcatatcacaaatagctttatccttattcattcattttatacaaccattagatgtaagtctcacaacattaggctattatataaacagcgccatggtaatgtggctgtattgtctctcatgagtttcacaaaattgtaccaaacggaccagttcgtagctggattcttcaccgatcttttataccttctccagaacatagatgtcgttcggttctccagttctgtgaggtggaagaactcctttgttctctatgaaaaccactctgtctctatactgtggccatgaggagagattCTCCTCATGggaatttacgacctcttctgaccacagcagcctgggtcaggagtatagaggtcgggggatggtacATAGAAAaggctggtgcagagggagggggggtcaactgtgctcgctgtacccaaagagggcaacgtcatgacaccagatgtcccatttcgctgacgaccctcccagctccgcccaccatcatcctattaaggaaaacaagagcgaAGAGAAAGAATTCTGCaaagtgggagggtcgtcacagtaaCAGAGTGTGTGACAGAGTTTGTTGACTCTGTTACTGTCCATTCTagcattaggttggtaccccaacactgttactatccattctaccattaggttggtaccccaacactgttactatccattctaccattaggttggtaccccaacactgttactatccattctaccattaggttggtaccccgacactgttactatccattctaccattaggttggtaccccaacactgttactatccattctactattaggttggtaccccgacactgttactatccattctaccattaggttggtaccccaacactgttactatccattctaccattaggttggtactccaacactgttactatccattctaccattaggttggtactccAACAGTGTTGATCTGAAGCAGTGAACAAAGACAGGGGTCCAGCTCCACAAGAAGGTTGATCATCCTGGAACATGACTCAGTTCCTTTTCTCAACACCATGTCGATGATGTCACGTGCCTTCTCTGTCCTCTCAGCTATCACCTTCACTGACTCCATTTCCTCCTGGTTTATGACTGTGTGTTGCAGTAGTCCGTCCAGCAGTTCATTCAGGACAGGTCCTGACACTCGTTTCACAAACTCTGTCCGTACAGAACGCAGCTGCTGCTCTGCAGaaccagtcagactgctctcagCCGGACCTCCTGCCCCCAACACAGCACCTGAGAGTCAGGTTACAAAATAACTacatttgtacatttacatttcagtcatttagaaaCAGACTCCTAAAATAAAAGTATTGAGAAAACATGATCTTTCACAATAACGACCTGAACATATCACATATTCACATTTAGGGCCGGTTTCACAGACATAGAAAAACAGGCTGGGTcattcagaaccaggctaatctacatcaagtcctggaggagatgtcattgggtcattcagaaccaggctaatctacatcaagtcctggaggagatgtcattgggtcattcagaaccaggctaatctacatcaagtcctggaggagatgtcattgggtcattcagaaccaggctaatctacatcaagtcctggaggagatgtcattgggtcattcagaaccaggttaatctacatcaagtcctggaggagatgtcattcagaaccaggctaatctacatcaagtcctggaggagatgtcattgggtcattcagaaccagactaatctacatcaagtcctggaggagatgtcattgTTCTTGAAGACAGTCTTTTATAATCAGGACTAGTCCAGgtcctacagtaaaccatgtTGACTGACCCTCAAGTCATTGGTTTGTATCTCTCATGTTTACTTACTAGTTGAATGGGTTTCAGTGATGTATTCATCTGAAAGATAAACAACATGAGGTTATAATATCACTCTAAATAGCATCTGGTACTAAAGTACAAAGTGATGATTGACATGTGCTCCTACCGTGTGATACCATTTCTTTCCATACTGTCCTCTCATCATCACTGAATAACTCCATCTCAATGTCAACCCCTGTCATTTTCACAATCGCCCTGAAAAAGCTTGTTGTGCTGTCTCTTTGTATGAGATGAatcctctggagagagagagagagagagggagggaggttaaacatcaattaaaaacacaacaccaaatcttcctccacattaactcaacacaacagcctctgaataccccatatactcaAACAGATCAATGTTAACCATTTTGTAACAGGcaaactcaaccctcagtctgGCTGCCAACATCCCCTCCAGCATTCCCACCACGTCCACAGACCCCTGTCCAGGcaaactcaaccctcagtctgGCTGCCAACATCCCCTCCAGCATTCCCACCACGTCCACAGACCCCTGTCCAGGcaaactcaaccctcagtctgGCTGCCAACATCCCCTCCAGCATTCCCACCACGTCCACAGACCCCTGTCCCCGAATACTGTTCTTTCATGTTTTCCAAATTGCTAATTTAGCTGCCCCTGACACAAAGTTAAGAGAACTACACCCCTTCTACTAAACCTGGACTTTGTCCCAAATATAAACATTTGGGAAGAGAAAACCTCTCCTAGAGCTGAGAACCAACCAGTGATCAGGTCAATCATCCCGACCAACCTGGGACACTGTAAGAACAGATGTACCAGAGTTTCAGACTCAGCACAGAATGGACACCCCTCCCCAACATGACAAACTCTCCAAGTCTGCATAACAGACCCATAGAATGGAGTCAGGCCAGACAAATCATCCCCCTCCAGCTTTAAGAGGAAAAGGTGcttgtctaagcccaaacagcctGCTCTCCTCATCAATGTGTAGACTGTATCCACccagctagaaccgtcactgtacaacagtctctgggctgcttgaaGCCAGAAAGCCTTGTCCATCCAGGCCTTGTCCATCCTGgtgcagtggcaggtacagggctgcagctttaatccaaTGTTGTCCCGACCAGAAGAAATGGACAAGGGTCCTGTGAAGCTCTTGTATCAGGtggctgtaaaatcattagtctgtGCCACAGCGTAGAGGTGGCTAGGTTATTATCTACCAGCACCCTTCCCCTATAAGACAGCTGGGGTAGCACCCATTTCCACCTAGACAATCTGGCacacaccttctccactacacaATCCCAGTTATTTTTCTGAAAGACATCGGAGCCTAGAAAAAGTCTTCATCCCAACCGTGGAGTGGACCCtatctgaagctgacctgcccaCAGTGATTCACTCCTTCCCCAATTAACTCTACCTGAGGAGACCCCCTCACACACCTTTAGAGCGTTTGAGAGAACCTTAACATCCTCACCCCCTGtaataaaaactgtcacgtcaTCAGCATACGCAGACCGTGCTATCGCGGGACCCTTCATAACCCCtggcacagagaaaccagtaagccTCGCTCTTAAAAAACAAAGTATTGGTTCAATTGCCAGACAATATAACTGTCCTGAAGTTGGGCATCCCTGCCTAATACCCCTTTGGACAGGGATGGGGCAACTCAAACCACCCCCACCTTCATCATACATGAGGCCCCAGCATACAGTAAACTCATCCAAgacaaaaaaacatccccaaacccaAAGGCTTTCATTGTTTTGAACATGTACTGGTGGTCCACATGGTCAAAAGCCTTCTCCTGATCCAAAGAAAGTAAACCCACATTCACATCAGACAGTTTACAAACGTCTAAAACATCTCTTATTAGAAATAATAACCCTCAATTcttcccaaaacaacaaaaacttttCCCAAAACATGGCGTCATGTAATATCGGCACATTAAAATACCAATAAGGTGATGACCTTCATGGACAGGACAAGTGAATATCAACAGTAACAATATGGTGATCAGAAAAACCCTCAGCAGTAATGTCACCttacaaccctactacagtagagatcagatacatacaacctgtctatccttgctgcaccgacaccaccttcattaactactacagtagtgatcagatacatacaacctgtctgacCTTGCTGTaccgacaccaccttcattaactactacagtagagctcagatacATACAAACTGTCTGACCTTGCTGCaccgacaccaccttcattaactactacagtagagctcagatacatacaacctgtctgaccttgctgcaccgacaccaccttcattaactactacagtagagctcagatacatacaacctgtctaaccttgctgcactgacaccaccttcattaactactacagtagagctcagatacATACAAACTGTCTgaccttgctgcactgacaccaccttcattaactactacagtagagctcagatacatacaacctgtctgaccttgctgcaccgacaccaccttcattaactactacagtagagctcagatacatacaacctgtctgaccttgctgcaccgacaccaccttcattaactactacagtagagctcagatacATACAAACTGTCTGACCTTGCTGCaccgacaccaccttcattaactactacagtagagctcagatacatacaacctgtctaaccttgctgcactgacaccaccttcattaactactacagtagagctcagatacATACAAACTGTCTgaccttgctgcactgacaccaccttcattaactactacagtagagctcagatacatacaacctgtctgaccttgctgcaccgacaccaccttcattaactactacagtagagctcagatacatacaacctgtctgaccttgctgcaccgacaccaccttcattaactactacagtagagctcagatacatacaacctgtctaaccttgctgcactgacaccaccttcattaactactacagtagtgatcagatacatacaacctgtctaaccttgctgcactgacaccaccttcattaactttTAACCATGTGTACTGCCTAACTTTTTCATTTCTTACTCTCCACATATCAGAAATCTCAAACTCGGTTAGAAGACCAGACAGACAAGTAGCTGACCGCAGGTGAGGTTCTTCAGCAGTGTGATCAACAGTAAAATCCAGTGTACCGTTCCAGTCCAACCCTAAAACCATACACCCCTCTTGGTCACATTGTCTTAAGGTTTCCTTTATTTGATCAAATCCAGCAATACGCTCTCTACCCTCATTAGGAGCAGAAACATTACAAAAAAACATTGACCAATAAAACCCAACCCGTGACAATCTCTAGATACCACAGTCACCCTTAAGCCTGAGGAAAACTAAATTGCCGTCCCAGCACTGAAAGTAGTACTATGACTGAGTATATGCTGCCCCTCCCACCATATTCCCCAGTCAACCTCATTAGCCTCATCACTATGTATCTCCTGTTGGAAAACTACATGAAGCCTTTTCTGTTTTATTACTTCTAATACCCAGGCCAATTTAACAGATTTCCCAAAAGTCTGGTCCAGAAACCCATTTACCTCACCTAGATTGTGAATTGAGTCATCGCCAGCTGCTATCAGCTGAAATATCCATATCCTTCTTCTGATCCTCCTCAACTGAGGCCACAGACCCCTGACTCCCCTCtgcttgaccagcacaaaaatatcctgtggtgttctgcattagcatcgaatagcccccgcgatatgcaacttttcagggaagttaggaaccaatattcacaggcagttaggaaagctaagcctagctttttcaaacagaaatgtacatCCTGTAGCataaactcaaaaaagttctgggacactgtaaagtccatggagaataagagcaccttctcccagctgcccactgcactgaggctaggaaacactgtcaccaccgataaatccactataattgagaatttcaataagcatttttctacggctggccatgctttccacctggctacccctacctcgATCATCAGCCCtgcctggccaaggctttcgactctgtcaatcaccacattcttattggcagactcaacagccttggtttctcaaatgtttgccttgcctggttcaccaactacttctctgatagagttcagtgtgtcaaatcggagggcctgttgtccggacctctgacagtctctatgggggtggcacagggttaaattcttgggccgactctctctggttagactgtaaactttccttccagactcacattaagcatctccaatccaaagttaaatctagaattggcttcctattccgcaacaaagcatccttcactcatgctaccaaacacaccctcgtaaaactgaccatactaccgatccttgacttcggtgatgtcatttataaaatagcctccaacactctactcagcaaactggatgcagtctatcacagtgccatccgttttgtcaccaaagccccatatcctacccaccactgcgacctgtacgctctcgttggctggccctcgcttcagactcgccgccaaacccactggctccaggtcatctataagtctctgctaggtaaagccctgccttatctcagctcactggtcaccatagcagcacccacccgtagcacgcgctccagcaggtatatctcactggtcatccccaaagccaattcttccttttgcagcctttccttccagttctctgctgccaatgactggaacgaactgcaaaaatcactgatgctggagactcatatctccctcactagctttaagcaccagctgtcagagcagctcacagatcacggcacatagcccatctgtaaatagcccacccaacacctcatccccatactgtatttattcatttatcttgctcctttgcaccccagtatctacacttgcatattcatcttctgtacatctaccattccagtgtttaattgctatattgtaattacttcaccaccatggcctatttattgccttacctctcttatcctacctcatttgcacacactgtatatagactttttctactgtattattgactgtatgtttgtttattccatgtgtaactctgtcttgttgtatgtgtcgaactgctttgctttatcttgaccaggtcgcagttgtaaatgagaacttgttctcaactggcctatctggttaaataaaggttaaataaaaataaaataaaacctcCCCACTTGTATCACATCACTAGTACCggtcatctcctccactacctgggagactagctccacctgaaccccctcctgtaccccattactagtagtggacatctcctccactacctgttAGACCagctccacctgaaccccctcctgtaccccatcactcatactgggcatctcctccactatctgagagactagctccacctaaaccccctcctgtaccccatcactcatactgggcatctcctccactacctgagagactagccccacctgaaccccctcctgtaccccatcacgCGTACTGGGCATCTCCACTACCTgagagactagccccacctgaaccccctcctgtaccccatcatGCGTACTGGGCATCTTCTCAGCAGTCTGGGGAAATGACTCCCCTGATCCATCCTGAGCTCCTACAACAATATTTTTCTGCTGCACATGAGACGCTATGTTCCGCTCTGGTACAAACTGCAACTCAGTACCCTCAACACAAACAACTTGTTCCTCAGCAACAGGTGCTTGTGGCTGCTCTACCACTGTCAGCCCACCTATCCCTACATTAGTGAgcccaggcgttacgaggaccacctgcAAGCATGTTGCTTATGGCcaacatccccacactcaaaTCACTGTTGACTACCCGTACCAGCATAAGCCATATACAGTCTGTTGTCATACTTGACTTTAAACGAGAACTCCAAAGTCTGCTCCGGTGAAtccaaaaacataaacacctgtCGCCCGAAACGACAACCTTTTTCAGAGCCGAGTGTTTGAAACCCAACTTCCCAAACCGCAATAACTCATGCTCCAATCGCTCATTTGTAATAAAAGGTGGTAAATTCAAAATCGTAACCCTTGTTGACGGAGAAACAGCGGTGTAACTTTTTCATAGCCTACCTTCTCTCCTACTGAGACCAGATACTCCTCCACAGTGACAGTAGCTTCAGTAACACACCTCAAGCCGTGCCCAAGTGGCAGGGACGCCGACCACATGTGGGTCGCCATCCCCACCAACACCAGGACAATTCAACAAGAAATACAATATATCTAATTCTACCACTGAAAAAAACCTGAATCagcagaaaaagaaaaaacaccaAAAAAATGCAACTAGAAAGAAACCACAGGCCAGACAACACTCACACTCGCTCATACAATACCCAGCATGCACCAAACACTGccagcatagagagagagagagatgtgacagagagaacgagacagagagagagagatgtgacagagagagactgagagatgtgacagagagagacagagatgtgacagagagagagatgtgacagatgtgacagagagagagacagagagatgtgacTTAAATGTCAGATTCATGTTCTTATTCTACTGAAACTGTACCTGTGGATTGATGGCGGTAGAAAAGGGAATGTTCAGTCTGAAGGAACTATTCAGTTTTAGGGACTGCTCTGGATTTGTGATGAGAATCCTTTTAGACCCTTCAGACATTTCCTGTTGTTTCACAGCCTGCGACACGAGGCATGGAATACACAGCCAGTCAATGTATAGTCTAATTCAAACATTATTCAGAAAACTAGCAACACACTATTCTCTTCATTTAATGAGTGTCAACATAAACTGCACCACTGGTTAGTTAAGGTCATCTCTAAAATAATGGTCCCTCACCTGTATTTGGCTGGGGTTCCAGGGGAACAGGTATAGGCGAGAAATTAATGTTTCCCTTTTCACTGTCAGATAGAGCATCAGCTCACAGTGGACATCTACGTCCCAAGACAGTAATCTCAGTATCGGACCGATAGGTGAGAACTTGGGATGGAGAATCTTAGCATGGAATCTGGTGACCTCATGCACTTCCTCTAAAGACACTCCATGTTCCTCTACATGAAGAATCTTCATCTCATTCCTCAGGGAAGGGTTGGTCCCTGAACAACACAATAGaaaggagacagaaagacaaataTTTTATTATTCATCCAACTAACACACACAGATTATGCAGTACCAGATCACAGTAAACTCAAACTCCCAGAatagttcattcattcattcaggaaGTGAAACTCAGTTACATGGAAATGTCTTTCTGAATACTATTTCTATATGGTTTTACCTAAACAGACACAGTGTGGCAGATGAACTTCCTCCAGTTCACCTAACTCCATAGTGATGTCCAGCAATGGACCACCTTGTGTGTACTGCATGTCTTTCAGAAGTTGACTGTAGGGATCCCAGTTCCTGAAGTGATACTTCAGAatgacatctctctcacacagccagCGGAGCCCAGACACTGTGCACTCATAACTCCC from Salmo trutta unplaced genomic scaffold, fSalTru1.1, whole genome shotgun sequence includes the following:
- the LOC115190794 gene encoding NACHT, LRR and PYD domains-containing protein 1b allele 3-like, giving the protein MFRHRTPKGSYECTVSGLRWLCERDVILKYHFRNWDPYSQLLKDMQYTQGGPLLDITMELGELEEVHLPHCVCLGTNPSLRNEMKILHVEEHGVSLEEVHEVTRFHAKILHPKFSPIGPILRLLSWDVDVHCELMLYLTVKRETLISRLYLFPWNPSQIQAVKQQEMSEGSKRILITNPEQSLKLNSSFRLNIPFSTAINPQRIHLIQRDSTTSFFRAIVKMTGVDIEMELFSDDERTVWKEMVSHDEYITETHSTSAVLGAGGPAESSLTGSAEQQLRSVRTEFVKRVSGPVLNELLDGLLQHTVINQEEMESVKVIAERTEKARDIIDMVLRKGTESCSRMINLLVELDPCLCSLLQINTVGVPT